A window of Parambassis ranga chromosome 10, fParRan2.1, whole genome shotgun sequence contains these coding sequences:
- the LOC114442714 gene encoding protein Wnt-8a-like has product MGPLNLLTAMVLAMCCHFEVALAWTVNNFLMTGPKAFLTYASSVQVGAQRGIQECKHQFAWEKWNCPESTLQLSTHNGIRSATRETSLVHAISAAGVMYTLTKNCSMGDFDNCGCDDSRIGQTGGRGWIWGGCSDNVAFGEKISKQFVDALEDGHDSRAAVNLHNNEAGRLAIKATMRRACKCHGVSGSCSIQTCWMQLADFREVGNYLKMKHEQAKKLEMDKKPARAGNSADNRGAIAHTFRSIARTELIYLEDSPNYCVKNLSMGLQGTEGRECLKGDKNMSQWERKSCRRLCYDCGLRVVEKRIEVVSSCNCKFHWCCTVKCEKCTQVVTKYYCARKGGRKPHNKTKRRHHARRH; this is encoded by the exons ATGGGACCATTAAATCTCCTTACAGCCATGGTTCTGGCCATGTGCTGTCATTTTGAAGTGGCACTCGCTTG GACGGTGAATAATTTCCTCATGACTGGACCAAAG GCATTTCTGACCTATGCCAGCAGTGTGCAGGTGGGCGCACAGAGAGGAATACAAGAGTGTAAGCACCAGTTCGCCTGGGAAAAGTGGAACTGTCCAGAGAGCACGCTTCAGTTATCCACACATAACGGCATTCGAAGTG CTACAAGGGAGACATCACTTGTTCATGCGATCAGCGCGGCCGGAGTGATGTACACGCTCACCAAGAACTGTAGTATGGGGGACTTTGACAACTGCGGCTGCGATGACTCCAGAATTGGGCAGACAG gaggaagaggatggattTGGGGAGGCTGCAGTGATAATGTGGCTTTTGGCGAGAAGATCTCCAAACAGTTTGTGGACGCGCTGGAAGATGGGCATGATTCACGCGCAGCAGTCAACCTGCATAACAATGAGGCAGGCCGATTG GCAATCAAAGCTACTATGAGGAGAGCCTGCAAGTGTCACGGAGTATCGGGAAGTTGCAGCAtccaaacctgctggatgcagctggcTGACTTCAGAGAGGTGGGCAACTACCTTAAAATGAAACACGAACAAGCGAAGAAACTGGAGATGGACAAGAAGCCAGCCAGGGCTGGGAACAGCGCAGACAACAGAGGAGCCATTGCTCACACATTTCGAAGCATCGCCAGAACGGAGCTCATTTATTTGGAGGATTCTCCAAATTACTGTGTCAAGAATCTGAGTATGGGACTGCAGGGCACAGAGGGCCGGGAGTGCCTGAAGGGTGACAAGAACATGTCCCAGTGGGAGAGAAAGAGCTGCCGCAGGTTGTGCTATGATTGCGGCCTCAGAGTGGTGGAGAAACGCATTGAAGTTGTCAGCAGCTGCAACTGCAAGTTCCACTGGTGCTGCACAGTCAAATGTGAAAAGTGCACCCAAGTCGTCACTAAGTATTATTGTGCGCGCAAAGGAGGAAGGAAACCGCATAATAAAACCAAGCGCAGGCACCATGCGCGCAGACACTGA
- the tmsb2 gene encoding thymosin beta, which yields MSDKPDMTEIARFDKTKLKKTETKEKNPLPTKETIEQERKGDATP from the exons ATGTCTGACAAGCCTGACATGACTGAGATCGCCCGTTTTGACAAGACAAAGCTGAAGAAGACggagacaaaagagaaaaaccCTCTGCCCACCAAAGAGA CAATTGAGCAAGAGAGGAAAGGCGATGCCACACCCTGA